Proteins from a single region of Sylvia atricapilla isolate bSylAtr1 chromosome 7, bSylAtr1.pri, whole genome shotgun sequence:
- the ARL5A gene encoding ADP-ribosylation factor-like protein 5A — protein MGILFTRIWRLFNHQEHKVIIVGLDNAGKTTILYQFSMNEVVHTSPTIGSNVEEIVVNNTRFLMWDIGGQESLRSSWNTYYTNTEFVIVVVDSTDRERISVTKEELYKMLAHEDLKKAGLLIFANKQDVKECMTVAEISQFLKLTSIKDHQWHIQACCALTGEGLCQGLEWMMSRLKIR, from the exons ATGGGGATCCTCTTCACCAGGATATGGAGGCTCTTCAACCACCAGG AGCACAAAGTGATCATTGTGGGCCTGGACAATGCAGGGAAAACGACCATTCTGTACCAATT CTCCATGAACGAGGTGGTTCACACCTCTCCCACCATCGGCAGCAACGTGGAGGAGATCGTGGTGAACAACACGCGCTTCCTGATGTGGGACATCGGGGGCCAGGAGTCCCTGCGCTCCTCCTGGAACACCTACTACACCAACACCGAG TTTGTGATAGTTGTGGTGGACAGCACAGACAGAGAGAGAATTTCTGTGACTAAAGAAGAGCTGTATAAAATGTTAGCACATGAG GACTTGAAGAAAGCAGGATTGCTGATCTTTGCTAACAAGCAGGATGTGAAGGAGTGCATGACAGTAGCTGAGATCTCCCAGTTCCTGAAGCTGACTTCAATTAAGGATCACCAGTGGCACATTCAGGCCTGCTGTGCTCTCACTGGAGAGGG gctgtgccaaggaCTGGAGTGGATGATGTCCCGCCTGAAGATCAGATGA